One part of the [Synechococcus] sp. NIES-970 genome encodes these proteins:
- the dnaK_2 gene encoding DnaK-type molecular chaperone, with the protein MAIAVDFGTSNTLVTRWNAAKGAPEILKLDGLSQQLAPNPPLIPSLLYVEDAAAQKVVIGQAIGDRGLDRPQDPRYFRNFKRGIGTAIQGFLPELDGEKITFEKMGEYFLNRIFQQLKAQGESLDSLVLTVPVDSFEAYRSWLSGVCETLPELEKIQLLDEPTAAALGYGALDENLKRILVVDFGGGTVDFSLVDLNLAQGQSKPTGFILKWGRKSFAESKTQKVKTAKVIAKAGKNLGGADLDNWLFEYFQSRQKLPQDALSFRLVERLKIALSQKMKATEVYYNSETFESYELSLNRAEFEDILENQGFLTQLDDLMTQVLQQARRNGIGKEDIEAVLLVGGTSQIPLVQSWLEGYFPAEKIKRDNPFGAIACGALQLAQGFELKDFLYHSYGIRYWNRRYNRHDWQPIINQGQPYPMAEPIEITLGASMDQQPSIELIIGELGEQSTGTEVYFDGDRLVTRQLGADQTNVKPLNDREGARTVAKLDPVGYPGSDRIKLQFLVDGDRTLRVTVEDLLRNITLLENQKVAELS; encoded by the coding sequence ATGGCGATCGCAGTGGATTTTGGGACGAGCAATACCCTAGTGACCCGGTGGAATGCCGCCAAAGGCGCTCCAGAAATTCTCAAACTCGACGGCCTCTCCCAACAGCTTGCCCCCAACCCACCCCTGATCCCCAGTTTGCTCTATGTGGAAGATGCCGCGGCCCAGAAAGTTGTCATCGGTCAGGCCATTGGCGATCGCGGTTTAGACCGCCCCCAGGATCCCCGCTACTTTCGCAACTTTAAACGGGGGATCGGCACGGCGATTCAAGGTTTTTTACCGGAGTTAGACGGTGAAAAAATCACCTTTGAGAAGATGGGAGAATATTTCCTCAACCGCATTTTTCAGCAACTTAAGGCCCAGGGGGAAAGCCTCGATAGCCTTGTTTTAACCGTTCCTGTCGATAGCTTTGAGGCGTATCGCAGTTGGCTCAGTGGCGTTTGTGAAACCCTGCCAGAGTTAGAAAAAATTCAGCTTTTGGACGAACCCACAGCGGCGGCCCTGGGCTATGGGGCCTTAGACGAAAATCTAAAACGGATTTTAGTGGTGGACTTTGGGGGGGGAACAGTGGATTTTTCCTTGGTGGATCTCAACCTCGCCCAGGGCCAGAGCAAACCGACGGGTTTTATTTTGAAGTGGGGCCGCAAATCTTTTGCTGAGAGTAAAACCCAAAAAGTGAAAACGGCGAAGGTGATCGCCAAGGCTGGCAAAAACTTAGGCGGTGCGGATCTCGATAACTGGCTGTTTGAATATTTCCAAAGCCGGCAAAAGCTCCCCCAGGATGCCTTAAGTTTTCGCCTCGTAGAACGCTTAAAAATTGCCCTTTCCCAAAAAATGAAGGCGACGGAGGTCTATTACAACAGTGAAACCTTTGAAAGTTACGAATTAAGCCTCAACCGGGCGGAATTTGAAGACATTTTAGAAAATCAAGGTTTTCTTACCCAGCTGGATGACCTGATGACCCAGGTGTTGCAACAGGCCCGGCGCAATGGCATCGGTAAAGAAGACATCGAGGCGGTACTGCTGGTGGGGGGCACGAGTCAAATTCCCCTGGTGCAAAGCTGGCTAGAGGGTTATTTCCCCGCTGAAAAAATTAAACGAGATAATCCCTTTGGGGCGATCGCCTGTGGGGCGTTGCAGTTGGCCCAGGGGTTTGAGCTCAAAGATTTCCTTTATCACAGCTATGGGATCCGCTACTGGAACCGCCGCTACAATCGCCACGATTGGCAGCCGATCATTAACCAAGGTCAACCCTACCCTATGGCCGAACCCATTGAAATTACCCTAGGAGCATCGATGGATCAGCAGCCCAGCATTGAACTGATCATCGGTGAACTGGGGGAACAGAGCACCGGCACAGAGGTTTATTTCGATGGCGATCGCCTGGTGACCCGGCAACTGGGAGCTGACCAGACCAACGTCAAACCCCTCAACGACCGGGAGGGGGCGCGCACCGTGGCCAAGCTCGATCCGGTGGGCTATCCGGGGAGCGATCGCATCAAGTTACAATTTCTCGTCGATGGCGATCGCACGCTGCGGGTCACCGTCGAAGATCTCCTGCGTAATATCACCTTGTTGGAAAATCAAAAAGTGGCTGAGCTGAGTTGA
- a CDS encoding hemolysin A, whose translation MAKQRLDLLLVERKLCDSRQQAQRVIRAGEVKVKQQVVDKPGTLIATDAAIEVQAKPPFVSRGGEKLAKAIAHFQISIQDRICLDGGISTGGFTDCLFQAGAQKVYGIDVGYGQVAWSIRQDPRLVLRERTNFRHLNPEDLYQAGDPRPTLGVMDLSFISLTKVLPTLWSLLAEPKEVILLVKPQFEVGRAQVGKNGVVRDPDAQAGAILSVLESAQALGWLAQGLTYSPITGPAGNIEYLLWLSMAEPQVSVDQGTIQQLAQSALTALKKPDSSDLVTPQSGNSV comes from the coding sequence TTGGCGAAACAACGATTAGATCTCCTCCTGGTAGAGCGAAAGCTGTGTGATTCCCGGCAACAGGCCCAGCGGGTAATCCGGGCTGGGGAGGTGAAGGTCAAGCAGCAAGTCGTTGATAAACCGGGCACATTAATTGCCACCGATGCGGCGATCGAAGTCCAGGCAAAACCACCCTTTGTGTCCCGTGGCGGCGAAAAACTCGCCAAGGCGATCGCCCACTTTCAGATTTCCATCCAAGACCGCATTTGTCTCGATGGCGGTATTTCCACTGGGGGCTTTACGGACTGTCTTTTCCAAGCCGGCGCCCAAAAAGTCTATGGTATCGATGTGGGCTATGGCCAAGTGGCCTGGAGCATCCGCCAAGATCCGCGCCTGGTTTTGCGGGAACGGACTAATTTTCGTCACCTCAACCCTGAAGACCTCTATCAAGCAGGGGATCCCCGTCCGACCCTCGGTGTGATGGATTTATCGTTTATTTCCCTCACGAAAGTTTTACCGACGCTCTGGAGCCTTTTGGCGGAGCCTAAGGAAGTGATTTTGCTGGTGAAGCCCCAGTTTGAGGTGGGCCGCGCCCAGGTGGGCAAAAATGGCGTTGTTCGTGATCCTGATGCCCAGGCCGGAGCAATTTTATCAGTCCTAGAAAGTGCCCAAGCCCTCGGTTGGCTCGCCCAAGGCCTGACCTATTCGCCGATCACTGGCCCAGCCGGAAATATTGAATACCTCCTGTGGTTATCAATGGCCGAACCCCAGGTGAGTGTTGATCAAGGCACCATTCAACAGCTCGCACAGTCAGCCCTGACAGCGCTCAAAAAACCAGATTCATCAGATTTGGTAACGCCACAATCAGGTAATTCAGTTTAA
- a CDS encoding FHA domain protein, which produces MQNWSFETETNISIGRSTDNDVVLYSAVVSRHHVELRLEGEKWQVVNLGTNGTYIDDQRIEQCVAEDGLVFRLATSGPKILVRIRGRQLTGDEAEHRTQRAKKSPSPDPSRDTFAQF; this is translated from the coding sequence ATGCAAAATTGGTCCTTTGAGACCGAGACCAATATCAGCATTGGTCGCTCGACGGATAACGATGTAGTTCTCTACAGCGCCGTTGTCTCTCGGCACCATGTTGAATTGCGTCTAGAGGGGGAAAAATGGCAGGTCGTAAACCTCGGCACCAATGGCACTTACATTGATGACCAACGGATCGAGCAATGTGTTGCAGAAGATGGCCTCGTTTTTCGTTTAGCCACATCCGGGCCGAAAATTCTTGTCCGTATCCGGGGCCGACAGCTCACGGGCGATGAAGCCGAACACCGTACCCAGAGAGCCAAAAAATCCCCTAGTCCCGACCCTTCCCGGGATACCTTCGCCCAGTTTTAA
- a CDS encoding putative sodium/sugar (melibiose) symporter yields the protein MNHPLPPAAEKLNLSTKIAFGAGDVGTALTANVLVFFLLYFFTQVAGLPPGLAGSILMIGKISDAINDPIIGILSDRTRHPLGRRLPWMLGGILPFVLVFFCQWLVPQFSPVVQTNHWLLFVYYVLVGVIFNLAYTMVNLPYTALTPELTQDYNERTSLNSFRFSFSIGASIFSLIVARFIFAAYPDDLFFQYALLGLVCSGFAGLTLLWCTLRLQEKGRSPMLQLKQRQRLGQILWGLAVLSFLAVLILGLNQGQFLWLFLLTSVGLLFAVAGWTFVYSVPESHLSVNPATPTETVVPIPFRQQLKIAFSNKPFLFVIGIYLASWLAIQLTASILPYFVINLMGLPEAMFPNVALAVQGTALILLFVASALSKKFGKKAVYFGGVLLWIIAQVGLFFLQPGQIGLMFTCAILAGCGVSVSYLIPWSMVPDVIELDELTTGQRREGIFYGFMVLLQKMGLAISLFLVGQALAWAGFVESVPGQAPPVQPESALFAIRMAIAPVPTLALFVGLGLAYFYPITQQYHEEIRLKLAERKQN from the coding sequence ATGAATCATCCCCTTCCCCCCGCCGCCGAAAAACTCAACCTTTCTACAAAAATTGCTTTTGGGGCAGGCGATGTAGGGACTGCCCTGACCGCAAATGTGTTGGTGTTTTTTCTGTTGTACTTTTTTACTCAGGTGGCAGGGTTGCCGCCGGGCCTCGCGGGGAGCATTTTGATGATCGGCAAAATTTCTGATGCCATTAATGATCCGATTATTGGGATTTTGAGCGATCGCACCCGGCATCCTTTGGGCAGGAGGTTGCCCTGGATGCTGGGGGGAATACTTCCCTTTGTTCTTGTCTTTTTTTGCCAGTGGTTGGTTCCCCAATTCAGCCCTGTAGTACAGACAAATCATTGGTTGTTATTTGTTTACTATGTTTTGGTGGGGGTAATTTTTAACCTCGCCTATACGATGGTGAATCTGCCCTACACGGCCCTGACCCCAGAATTGACCCAAGATTACAATGAGCGCACGAGCCTCAATAGTTTTCGGTTTAGCTTCTCCATTGGAGCCAGTATTTTTTCGCTAATTGTGGCGCGGTTTATTTTTGCGGCTTATCCCGATGATCTGTTCTTTCAGTATGCTCTCTTGGGCCTGGTGTGCTCTGGTTTTGCGGGGTTAACCCTTCTTTGGTGCACCTTACGACTCCAAGAAAAGGGGCGATCGCCTATGTTGCAACTCAAGCAGCGACAACGGTTAGGACAAATTTTATGGGGTCTGGCGGTCCTCAGTTTTTTAGCGGTGCTTATTTTAGGCCTCAACCAAGGTCAATTTCTCTGGCTCTTTCTCTTGACATCAGTGGGTTTACTCTTTGCTGTGGCAGGTTGGACATTTGTGTATTCTGTGCCCGAATCTCACCTCAGTGTCAATCCGGCAACCCCTACTGAAACAGTGGTGCCCATTCCCTTTCGGCAACAGCTCAAAATCGCTTTTAGCAACAAACCCTTTTTGTTTGTAATTGGCATTTATCTTGCGTCTTGGTTAGCGATTCAGCTGACCGCCTCGATTTTGCCCTACTTCGTGATTAACCTCATGGGGTTACCGGAAGCGATGTTTCCCAATGTGGCCCTCGCAGTCCAGGGCACAGCCTTAATTCTCCTTTTTGTGGCCAGTGCCCTCAGCAAAAAATTCGGTAAAAAAGCCGTTTATTTTGGTGGTGTACTCCTGTGGATCATTGCTCAAGTGGGACTATTTTTCTTACAACCTGGTCAGATCGGGCTGATGTTTACCTGCGCAATTCTCGCTGGGTGTGGCGTTTCGGTGAGTTATCTAATTCCCTGGTCGATGGTTCCCGATGTCATCGAATTGGATGAACTAACCACAGGCCAGCGGCGGGAAGGCATTTTCTATGGATTTATGGTGCTCTTGCAAAAGATGGGCCTCGCCATTAGTTTATTTCTTGTGGGTCAAGCCCTGGCTTGGGCAGGATTTGTAGAATCAGTACCGGGCCAAGCTCCCCCAGTACAACCAGAATCGGCTCTCTTTGCGATCCGCATGGCGATCGCCCCTGTACCGACCCTCGCCCTATTCGTTGGCCTAGGATTGGCTTATTTTTATCCAATTACCCAGCAATATCACGAAGAAATTCGCCTCAAACTCGCAGAACGCAAGCAAAATTAA
- the pknD gene encoding serine/threonine protein kinase C — translation MQSSLINGRYQIVKTLGQGGFGDTFLVKDLQLPSQRQCVLKSLKVNATNPQMVQEMQRRFQREAAILEGLGEKHNQIPKLYAYFEEQGRFYLVQEWIDGLTLQDIVKEQGALTPPQVQQILTDLLPVLQLVHDQYIIHRDIKPENIILRTRDRKPVLIDFGAVKEALTTAIHLDLSQPVSVAIGTPGYMAPEQGTGRPVYSSDLYGLGFTAIFLLTGQAPQQFPNDPQTGELIWQQDFPYLQTPLGQVITKAVKFHPRDRFPTAQAMLKALGGTGMAAVTPVAIDQNSSQTTATRVVGTPRRQTVLMNTTTAAQPQEAESSGCWRLAILTIFFSAVGISAGIWLTFALVGRSPEPQTFPEDPALNTEPILPPVDFNPIPESEPEPIPEPEPEPIPEPEPEPEPVPEPDPEPEPEPVPEPDPEQPPESSPGAVPEAEDIPNIPVGTPADAIPEIIPVPPTQQSRGVWGNSTALLYSNYGGKNVSLGYIIDNNTGRLGQTEVSFPAGTPLRVIQQTLSGLLPEGSSTEARQALENVYRRNSNSQSFRTSSHRGQIQRKEGDRLYLGVWHPSFHD, via the coding sequence ATGCAATCTTCCTTGATCAATGGCCGTTACCAAATCGTGAAGACCCTCGGACAGGGGGGCTTTGGGGATACTTTCTTGGTGAAAGATTTACAGTTGCCTTCCCAACGACAATGTGTGTTGAAATCCCTTAAGGTCAATGCCACAAACCCACAAATGGTTCAGGAAATGCAGCGGCGGTTTCAACGGGAAGCCGCGATTCTTGAAGGGTTAGGGGAAAAGCATAATCAAATTCCAAAACTCTACGCTTACTTCGAAGAACAAGGGCGCTTTTACCTGGTGCAGGAATGGATTGATGGCCTGACCCTACAGGACATTGTGAAAGAACAGGGAGCCTTGACCCCACCCCAGGTACAGCAAATTTTGACTGATCTCCTGCCAGTTTTACAGCTTGTCCATGACCAATACATTATTCACCGGGATATCAAACCAGAAAATATTATTCTGCGCACCCGTGATCGCAAGCCCGTTTTGATCGATTTTGGGGCGGTCAAAGAAGCCCTCACTACAGCGATCCATCTAGATCTAAGCCAACCAGTTTCGGTGGCGATCGGGACCCCTGGCTATATGGCCCCAGAACAGGGCACCGGGCGGCCTGTCTATTCCAGTGACCTCTATGGCCTTGGTTTTACGGCGATTTTTCTGCTTACGGGCCAAGCGCCCCAACAGTTTCCTAATGATCCGCAAACGGGGGAATTAATTTGGCAACAGGATTTTCCTTATCTCCAGACACCCCTTGGTCAGGTGATCACTAAGGCGGTGAAATTTCATCCCCGTGATCGCTTTCCCACAGCCCAAGCGATGTTAAAAGCCCTTGGCGGAACAGGGATGGCCGCTGTGACCCCCGTTGCCATCGACCAGAACAGCAGCCAAACCACAGCAACTCGGGTTGTGGGAACTCCCAGAAGGCAAACGGTTCTGATGAACACCACCACTGCAGCGCAACCCCAAGAGGCGGAAAGTAGTGGTTGTTGGCGTTTGGCGATTTTAACGATCTTTTTCAGCGCGGTCGGTATCAGTGCAGGGATTTGGTTGACCTTTGCCCTAGTCGGGCGATCGCCTGAACCGCAAACATTTCCTGAAGATCCGGCCCTAAATACCGAACCAATCTTACCCCCTGTGGATTTCAACCCCATTCCGGAGTCGGAACCGGAACCTATTCCCGAACCAGAACCGGAACCCATTCCTGAACCAGAGCCGGAACCGGAACCCGTCCCTGAACCCGATCCAGAGCCGGAACCGGAACCCGTCCCTGAACCCGATCCAGAGCAGCCCCCGGAGTCTTCACCCGGCGCTGTGCCCGAAGCGGAAGATATTCCTAACATTCCCGTAGGTACACCAGCTGATGCGATCCCGGAAATTATTCCTGTGCCGCCAACTCAGCAGAGTCGCGGGGTATGGGGAAACAGCACGGCCCTGCTTTACAGTAACTATGGCGGCAAGAATGTTAGTCTCGGCTACATCATTGACAACAACACAGGGCGATTAGGCCAAACGGAGGTGTCTTTCCCCGCAGGGACTCCCCTCCGTGTGATTCAACAAACCCTCAGTGGCCTATTGCCGGAAGGAAGCTCGACAGAAGCGCGCCAAGCTTTAGAAAATGTCTACCGACGCAATAGCAATAGCCAATCCTTTCGCACCAGTAGCCATCGGGGTCAAATTCAACGCAAAGAAGGCGATCGCCTCTACTTGGGGGTCTGGCATCCTTCTTTTCATGATTGA
- a CDS encoding FGGY family carbohydrate kinase yields the protein MASPFYLGLDFGTSGVRAIAITEKQKIAQTMSLDAIDQTPQAWRDALWYLLAELDSDIRQNLQAIALNGTSGTVLLCDAAGNPTTEALLYNDDRGRSVLSSLTNFAPPEHLVYSATSSLAKLIWFEAQGLANQASYFLHQTDWLSALLHGQWGLSDYHNALKLGYDVENLAYPPWLQNHALFSLLPQVETPGGGRRPILPAIAQRFGINPVCQVCAGTTDSIAAFMASGVQQVGEAVTSLGSTLVLKLLSDRPVQDLETGVYSHRFGKLWLVGGASNTGGAVLKHYFDETQLQELSATIDPSQDSGLNYYPLLKPGDRFPVNDPNLQPRLTPRPADSRQFLQGLLEAIARIEAQGYRQLEALGAPSVKTVFTAGGGGKNPTWTKIRARYLGCPVDVSPQPEAAYGSAILAQGGLPSS from the coding sequence ATGGCGTCCCCGTTTTATCTCGGTCTTGATTTCGGCACTTCTGGGGTGCGGGCGATCGCGATTACAGAGAAGCAAAAAATTGCCCAAACCATGAGCCTCGATGCCATTGACCAAACCCCCCAGGCTTGGCGCGATGCCCTTTGGTATTTACTTGCAGAATTAGACAGCGACATTCGCCAAAACCTCCAGGCGATCGCCCTCAATGGCACCTCGGGCACGGTTCTACTCTGTGATGCCGCAGGAAACCCCACCACGGAAGCCTTGCTCTACAACGATGACCGTGGTCGGTCGGTTTTATCGAGTCTCACCAATTTTGCCCCGCCTGAGCATTTGGTGTATTCAGCCACCTCTAGCCTCGCGAAATTAATTTGGTTTGAGGCCCAGGGACTCGCGAATCAAGCCAGTTATTTTCTCCACCAGACGGATTGGCTCAGTGCCCTCCTCCATGGTCAATGGGGCCTTAGCGATTACCACAACGCCTTGAAATTAGGCTATGACGTGGAAAATCTCGCCTATCCCCCTTGGTTACAAAATCATGCTTTGTTTTCCCTTCTGCCCCAGGTGGAAACCCCAGGGGGGGGACGGCGACCAATTCTCCCGGCGATCGCCCAACGCTTTGGGATCAATCCTGTCTGTCAAGTTTGTGCCGGGACGACCGATAGCATTGCTGCTTTTATGGCCAGTGGTGTTCAGCAGGTTGGGGAAGCTGTTACATCCCTTGGATCGACTTTGGTCCTGAAATTATTAAGCGATCGCCCGGTGCAGGATCTTGAGACCGGGGTTTATAGTCACCGCTTTGGGAAGCTTTGGCTGGTCGGTGGGGCTTCTAATACAGGGGGCGCTGTCCTGAAACATTACTTTGACGAAACCCAATTGCAAGAACTTAGTGCCACCATCGATCCCAGCCAGGATAGCGGCTTAAACTATTATCCTTTGCTCAAACCAGGCGATCGCTTTCCGGTAAATGATCCCAATCTGCAACCGCGATTAACACCCCGACCTGCGGATTCTCGCCAGTTTCTCCAGGGACTGCTGGAGGCGATCGCCCGCATCGAAGCCCAGGGATATCGCCAACTGGAGGCATTAGGCGCTCCCTCGGTCAAAACAGTATTCACCGCTGGCGGCGGTGGCAAAAATCCTACCTGGACAAAGATCCGGGCCCGTTATTTGGGTTGCCCCGTCGACGTCTCTCCCCAACCGGAAGCGGCCTATGGCAGTGCAATCCTGGCCCAGGGGGGCTTACCTTCAAGTTAG
- a CDS encoding 6-pyruvoyl tetrahydropterin synthase produces the protein MAQWELYKEFRFEAAHQLPHHDGKCARLHGHSWVMRVYLRGDRLHTTGPKQGMLFDFGDIKKYVQPLLDQYLDHYHLNDSLGMESPTSEAIAQWIYGELKKVNLPGLAAVEIKETCTAGCIYTED, from the coding sequence ATGGCCCAATGGGAGCTGTATAAGGAATTTCGGTTTGAGGCGGCCCACCAACTGCCTCACCATGACGGCAAATGTGCCCGGCTCCATGGCCATAGCTGGGTAATGCGGGTGTATCTGCGGGGCGATCGTCTACATACAACAGGGCCGAAACAGGGGATGCTCTTTGATTTTGGTGACATCAAAAAATATGTCCAGCCGCTCTTGGACCAATATCTCGATCACTACCATCTCAATGATTCCCTGGGGATGGAAAGTCCTACCAGTGAGGCGATCGCCCAGTGGATTTATGGGGAACTTAAAAAAGTAAACTTACCTGGATTGGCGGCGGTAGAAATCAAAGAAACCTGTACCGCAGGCTGCATCTACACCGAAGACTAA